Below is a window of Syngnathus acus chromosome 8, fSynAcu1.2, whole genome shotgun sequence DNA.
AAAAGTAGCAagtctccaaaaaaaaatgaatggaaaaaaacattaggtAAAGTTAGCCTCTATCTGATCATGTTTTGATGTTAATTTTACAAGTGTATACATGTGGTTAGTGTATTTTCgattttatttgacaagatTCCCTGATGGCCAGTGCAGAGAATAAGAGGAAACTCATCCCATCGGTGGAAGAAGTAAGGCGCAGTGTCTAGATCTTTCCAGCGGGTAGCGCACTTTGTGTTCCCTACCAGAAGAAGGGAGACCAAAGAGTTGTGCCCATTCCCCTCTGAAGTGTCTCCACAGGTTGATCAAGTGTTTTGAAAGTCCAACCCACTTCCCTCATCCATCCAGGGGGGTTAAAGTGAGAGGCATCGACGGAGGTCTGACTGGCCCGCGACGTTCCGCACGGGAGGACTGCTGATTTTTTCCTCTCTGCGCAGGAAAATAAGAGTCAGACATGGAGTGAAtcgagtatttttttttttagttgtatATTAAGACATTTTGGCTTCAGATCAAAAGCTGACAAGTCCAGCTTTTGTTTCATCGTATTAACTTAACAACTCAGGACCGAGCCAGTTTTTGCCTGGCTGTGTTTCAAGTCTACAAAAAAATCCTATTTATTTCTCTGTGGGACTacaaaggaaataaaacaacgATTTTCATGCGTGAGCGATGAAAGGGTGGAGCGTGAGCCAAGGGAAAACCATGACATTGTGGGCCGCTTCTGGATCACTGGATGTTTCCGccatttcatgtttttgatATGTTATAATGTTGGAAATACATCCAGATGTACACGGTGGGTTTTGTGGCTCTTGGCAGAGGTCTCCGGACTGCCTTCTAATTGCTGTTGTGTCTTGTCTCTGTTTGGAACCTTAAGCGCCACCCAAAACTGAAAAGCTTGGCAGCAGGATGGGCTTTGAAGTGGACTTCAGTGGTAGGTTTTTGGTCTATTTGTCTTTGGAATTGCAAACATCCACGGTTAGGGGTTGACTTCATCTTAACTGGCAAGACTAGCATACCTGATCCTGTGAATTTCCAAGAGGTCTACAACACATGACGATTTACTGATCTTGTTTTAAAAGGACAAATACAACATTGATTATTGAAGacccgacggaaaaaaaaaatacactcagGATAAATGTAATTGAGTCGACAAGACTGACCTTATGTTAGCTTCTTGGCTTTGTTGTAAAGTGAGTCCACCACCTTGCTCATGTTCTGAATGGTCTCCAGGGCCGTCTCGTATGTCTTGTCAACCACAGGCTCATCGAAGACGATGAGCACACCTTCACCCTGGTCTAAAATACCTGGAAGCATTATTGGCGGGATGGACAAAAGAAGCAGGGTGGGTtgacaatgaaaagaaaaaaaaaagttggtttGTTAGTCTTATTACGAATAATATCACACGGAGTCAAAAGCAATGTCCTTAAACtagctaagaaaaaaaaatggcttctgTGAACTTACCGTGAAATTTTTGGTCCAGAATCATCTGTGATAATTTCCTCTCAACATCAccctgaaagaaaaacacacctgGGATTCTCAATAttacatacaaaaacaaataaacactcCATTAAATGAACGAATGAAAAAACAATCGAGCAACACATACCTTGGACAGTTTGATGATGGAGGAAATGTGGGCCATCTGAAAGAGAAAATAGTGCATAAAGTCTACAGAACACATCATAAACATAAAGTCAAAAGTTACTGCAGCACTTACTTGGACCCTGGAGAAAGGCTCAATGACCCTGATGAGGTTCTGCTCCAGCAGGTTGTCATAAAGTTTGGTCAGATGTGTTCGGATGATGGGGTCGTCCCTCAGTTCCACTTTATACTCTGTCAGTGCCTGAGCAAGGACAAAGAGCAGATCATTGACAGATTGACGACACAAGTTTCACTTCAGTCTACAAACCTTTTCAAAGTCAGATAGCGAGCGATTCTTGCTGGCTTGTGCTACACTTTTTAGGGAATCCGtctgtagaaaaaaataaataaattgttacATGTTTCTAAAACAGAATGTATCAAAACTCATCTTACCTGTCTTCCAGTGTAGCGCAGAACGAGCTTGCCACTGATGAGGGCCTGGACATCCTCTGgtctgaaacaaaacaacaaaaaaggtttttcaAAGTTGGGATCCTCGTGGTGGTGAGGAATTATAAAAGCAAGGGGTTTGTTTTCCCAGTAGCTCCATTATTGAAGATGTAAgacttaaaataataattgtataGTACCTTCGTGCTGTAAGACTTACGCATTGAGCATGATTTTGCAGAGCAGCATATATTTGAGAACTGTGATGGCTCTCGGACTGTCAATGGAGTCGTAGCCCTCAAAGGCCTCATAGAAGTAAGAGTAAGCTGTCTTCCAGTCTTTTTCCTCTGCTGCGTGGATGATCCCTGAAATCACACATGGTAACGTCAGGTCATCTTGGATGCTCAAACATACCTTGAATAAGACTTTTGGTATCACCCAACTATATCTTGCTTCTTACCTGATTGCATGTCTAAAGCAGCTTGTAATTTTGGTGGGCAGTAGATGGCATTGGCGGTCGTCCTGGCTGAAGTGAGGGCGGCGCGAGCTTTGGGTAGGTTACAGAGGGCGTGATATGTTTTACTCTCCAGCAGCTGCACTTCCACCAGCAGGGCTTTGTCATCCATCTTTTTCAGCTCCTGTAGTAACTGCGAGCCTGGAGGTGGAAATAAACATGCAACTGttcaaaaaatgtacaatatgATATATACGGACAAATTGGTCAGGAACTAAATTCTGCAACAAGTCTTGATAATATGATTTAAGATAGAGTGTGAGAATACTTTTAATGATAAACATGCAAACAGGTCAGTATATTGCAGTACACCATAAAACATTTGGGACACTCACCTAGTTGTAGAGCTTCCAGGTAacactttgtgtcaaaataTAGTGAGATAAGTCGAGCCTAAGGACAAAGCAGGATAAAAGTCTCACAGCGCTCATGTGGAAAACAAATTGCGGCTGTTCAAATCATTCATCTCATTTAGAAAAACTATCATTATTATAAGAATATTTCTCACCTCTAGGGCCTGTCTGAGGAAAGTTCTCTTTTCAGCCTTGGCCCAATCTATGCACTCCAGGCAGAGCTCGACTTCATGACCAGTGGCTGCCTCCATATCTAGAAACAAGTCCAGCAGGGAGCGGACCAGTCGGGCTGCTTTGGCCTTAGAGATGGAGTTGAGGAACGGCCGCACATATGTCAATAGACCACCAAGCTCTGACAGAAAAGGGAAAaggatgttaaaaaaaaaaaggttattaGCTGTAAAAAAGGAGTTGTTTTGTATTGGCTCTAAAATATTTAAGATGGCATGAATCAAACAATGGTGTGATCTAACAAAGAGTTTTTGTGTTTACCTTCAGCCTGTCCTGTCTTGGCCAGCAGTCCACCCAGCTCCAGGATGCTCTGCTCTTTAACGCGCACAGCCTCTTCATCGCTGTCCTGAATGTCCCGCTTTACTGCAACACAGAATCAAATTTCAATTGATATGAAGACGTTGAATTCAAATATTCTCTATTCACTGTGATGTTTGACTGCTGATAATGAAAACactagaaaaaacaacaacatgacaACTGCTTGGTGAATCCTTATAAAGATCAGCAATTTGACAGGATGCTGTGAAAGCAATTTTAACACTGATTTGATTGTTCATGGACGACTTGCGGCGAGACGAACTCTCCAACTGTCATCCAAGTTCCTGTCAATTGCACGCAAGCCGGCTGGCCAAGCTAGCATTAGCGCAAGTCATCATTTTACCGGGATGATGCTAGCCGGCTAGCTCGCCGCTGCTGACTCACTGTAAAAGCACCGGGGGGGAGACGAGATCGCCAGCCAACATCTGCTAACTAGCTAACAACAAAGATTTCCAATTGAATAGTTCGATTAGTTTGCTGTTAGGAAGCTTATGAAgactaaaacaaacacagacttTAGTTTCCAGTCTCACGCTTTTTCGGGTATATTTACCTATTGAATGCAAGATATCGATGGAGGCGTTCCGATCCGTTACAAGAAGAGATTGCGCTCTCTGAAACTCAGCCACTGCCACGGCTGCCATCTTTCTTGTACCTGTCACACAGCTCCGCTCGGCTCGGCTCCGCTCGGCTTGTTAGATTTCCGCTCAGGTCCTTCACGCTCGATGCCGGCCGGAACAATGCTGCTCCTAACAGGACGTGTATGGTACTTCTTTCCACAAAACAAACCATGCATCATCATCCTTCGAATACTGatgcaaacaaatatttttgcttctgaaatatttttattcatgagACAATATTAAAAGAGATGTAATAATCAGTATTTTAGTTGTAAACATTTGTTTAGACACCACTGGTTTAATCTATGGCAATTAAGACTAATGGCAAAAATATAAAccatcaaaaaacaaaacataaattttagaatttcaaaacaaattatgtcTCTCAGTTTATTGCCTCAAAAAAAGTATTGAACATACATCTATTCAACAAAGGGGATGTATAAAAAATTCCCCAACATAGACTTTACATAAGGTGTTATAGGACGTTCTGTGAACCTTTTAATAGTACCAAAACTTctgaattaaatataaaaaataacctttatttgaacaaatatttacatattcataaatacaaataattttttttatgctgttCCACATCACAGGATGATGGAGAGGTAGTCACAAACCTGAAAGCAGAGTCAAGAGAAACTGTGATGCTCCAATCGAAATAAGGACTTTACATCAGCTATATGTGAGAGTGAGTTAAACTACAAATGGGTAGAAAAAGAGTAAAGAAGAATTTTGGAACTAAATGTTGTACCTTGCAACTTATTAGCAGGTTGGGAGAGGCATCTGCATTTGATGCTAATGAAAAAACAGGATTGGAGGAGCAGCCTTCCATGTGCTCTGTGACTCTGGATTCGAGAAGTTGCCGTAGGACATCTGCAGTGATGTTCTTCATCTAAAGACAGTGTACAACATAACACAATCTCAACAAAACAAGATGATCCCATTTCATCTTCTAGACACACCAAAACATTTCTTAATCTATTCACGCATCTTTACAACTTGGTAATCATCTACTGATCAAACATTTCAAgggcttttaaaaatgtacctttgtatttatgtatagTCCACATGGACAGGATATGAAATGACTGCTGATTTTCAAGTTGCTCCTAGCAAACACAAGAGAAGGGTTAGTCCTcaacaaatatttaacaaGCACAATCGTATTTTACTTACATATGGCACATGGGACAAATAACATGAGCCACTTCCATTCCTTCCACAACAGATGATATGTACTGCTGCTCAAATTGTTGGTTTCTCTCGTACTCTTCAATAATAGACATTTCTGAAGTATTAATGGAAAACAGACTGTTTATGAATACATTTAGTATGCAGTTTTTAAGTGTTCTCCTTGGGGTTAATCACTTGGGCCATTATAAATGTGCAAGACATTACCATAGGTCAGAAGCTCCTGCTGGATCTCCTCTAAAACTGCCAGTTCATCATGGTCCTTCATAACGTTGTCCAACTGTTTGGAAAGAGGTCACCGTTTAATGATTGATTGCATACCTCTGTGATTGCATACCTCTGTCATTCCCTTTGGACCCCATAAGGACGGTAATTTCCTATCTTCGGACTGCAGCGCGCTCCATTCCTCTTCCATGACCTCCTGTACAATGAAGGAGGTCGCGGGGCCGCTGCATTTGGAACCCTCACCCATCTTGCGATATCGGTCGAGCAATCTCGACCTGCTACCCTTGAGCCTCTCTACGCAtcgctgtaaaaaaaaaaaaaaaaaaaaagcagatgatAAGTGAACGCCTTATGTTTACGCTGGAATTCTTAATGCACGCCACCTTGCGGTATGTTTCTTTCCACGGCGGGGTTGTTCCCTTATAAAGCGAGCGATGTCTCTGCGAAGACTCCATTTCAGAAGCATGAATACAAACGCAGTTGAGCGTGAAACGCTGGCTTGTCTTGTAAATTGTCACTCGGACATGACTCCAGCAATAACAACTCTGAAACGGTTTTAATACTGTCCGGTGACCCGGATGTGAATGTGTGCCGACGCGCATTGCATTGTGGGATACGAAATTCATTACTAGACGAAAGAAAAGCGTTTTTGTAATCCCTGAAAAGAAAGTGAAGTGAAATTAATTGAGACCACATATAtttacacacatgcaaacattgttcatatatgaaataatatttttgtcaCACCTGGTTAGGAAGTGTTTGGTCCTATAtattgacccccccccaagtTGGTCTGATGAAAAAATGTGGCCACCTGCAGCATTTAAATTGCCTATATAGAatatattcattaaaaaactATGCCCATTACAGGAAGCCATCCAAAAAAATGATACCAATAAAAGTTTATGTAAAATTCATGTTATCCATTACATCTGACAAAAGTTGTCATCAGCGAATGAAATAAACCTTGCACTCATCTTCCAGGTTTATCTTccgcttctcctcctcctcctcctcctcctcctcctcttccgccGCAGCAGTTGTCAGAACACATCTGCTCGGCTGTGTCAGCACCCCGGACAGCGAATGGTTTGTGATAGGCCGGAACTAGTGGACTGCCAATGACTTCATCCGCCTGCCTGCAACACAGACGGCGAGAAGAAGCATCAGCATCAGCATCAGCATCAGCAGCCAGAGCAGCATCCTCTCTCTAGCCAATCAAAAGGCGGCATTTCCCTCCTCCATCCAACCCGAATAACTATAGACTCCcgcatacccccccccccccccctctctctctctccgacTGTCTCTCTCTCCAAGGTTTTCATCGCCAAGGGTAGACACAGATGTCTATTTTTGGAATTTGTAGAGGCCATTTACTCCTTGTTTTTTAGTGTTTtacgcattttttttatttttaaattttatttatgttttgcgCTCCGTATTTGATGTGTCTGGGCAATTAATAACCGAAGCCGTGTCGATTTTCGGGTATCAATGGACGACATTTTCCAACGTGCTTCCCAGCACATCTCGCTCTTCTATTTCGtgcatttgcatttcattgaGAACAACGGCAAGTTTTCGTTTTAGAGATGAAATTAGGGAAAAACGgtagaccccggggacgagaGCATTTAGGCCTGTAGCGTGGGGCTTTTCACGGAACGGATCACGGCGATTTGCGTGGAAACTGAACAGGACGTCTGGGATTTCTACAAGGCTCCATGGATCGGGCGAGAAGAGTCAATTAGTGATCAGGTAGGAAATCGGAacgatttatttttcatcacaATGCAACTGCTTATTAACATAACAAATATCCAATTATCGACCCGTAATTCTGTAATACAAAAGTGCCAATACAAAATGCAGGCTGTTTTATGCGTACATAAGATGCGTCTGTACGTTTCTTCATCCCGCAATCATTTATTGCGGGGCTATTCTCTTCCACATTATGCATGTATGACACAACGTGACGTTTCTGCTAAAAGAAGAGGCGGGGTTGTCTTGTTTTCTAGGCTTCCATTTTGAAGCTAAGATGGATGCTTGCGCacattttcttcacatgcctCCGTGGCCTAGCTTGATTCTTATATAATAGCGATAAGTACTGCAGGCCAGTGAGTGCTATGGCGAACTGTGCCACGTCCAACACAGGAAGACAGACAACCATTTCCTTTCACATTTGCCTGTCATTGACTGGGATGGAAAGTCGAATTATCTATCTTTAGTATGCAATGACCAAAAGCCATAATATTTTTAGTGAATTGTTCATGTTCTTGCAGTGCAGCACAGTGTCCTAGATTTGCACATCTGCATGATCTCGGTCGAGGCCAtcctgtttttaaatgattggCTGAAATGGACACAAGAAATTGACAAAAGACCATATATACTATGAAAAGACCTTATAAATAAGTATaagaatatataaatattacaatGCACAAATTACAGTCATTATATCATTCACTGTGActaatttaaataaagaacATGCAGGGCATTCCTTTTTCTTAATTATTGTGGAGAAGCTGGAGGCTCCtcagttgtcatggtaactATGAGACTGTGAATCCCAGTGGAAAGCACTGTCTATTGTAGGGAGCCAGTCTGCACTAAATATTGGGATTTCACAGCTCAGAGGGAAAATGACAGATTGTCagtgttttaaaatgtctttttgtattgtaaatGCCTTATAATAGAAATTTCTGCTCACAGATTCACCGAGGTGAGACACTTTGGTTCTTCTCCAAACAAGGAGGTTCCTTATCGctgctccaccaccaccaccagtcTGTCGCTCTGCTGACCCTCGCCAGGCATCATGGGTACAGTGCTGTCCCTTTCCCCCAGCTACCGTAAGGCAGCCCTGTTTGAGGACGGCCCACCCACAGTGGGTCACTACACAGCAGTCCAGAACAGCAAGAACGCAAAGGATGCTGCGGCAGCTGCTGCCAAATCCCTCAAACGCCCCTCCATCATCAgtgtgttgccatggaaacgaATTGTGGCCGTATCAGCCAAGAGGAAAGGATCCAAGAAACTGCAGTCAGACGGGGGCGACGGCGGGAAAGGATGCTCGCCGGACGCCGATGACGTCATCACCTCTAATTCGGCTTCGAACAGCTCGAAGCTGAAGAAATCTCAGTCCTGTGCAAATCTTTCCTCTTACTCTTCCAACCAGGATCCCTCAGCCACCACCTTGACTACCTCCTCTCACCTCCCCACCTCCAAGACCCTCATTAATGTAGCTACAGTCGCTGCGAAAAAGAATTCCCTAACTGGCTCCGGGATCCAACCTTCCACTGCGGTTGGTACGCCAAAGCGTGTCATTGTTCAGGTAGCAGACTATTTTTCCAATATTTGAAAACCGAGAACCACTGGGTTTGCGCAAGAGTTGGGCGTCGTAAACTGTGACCTAAATAATTTGCTatgcaaataaatcaatgacCCAATGACCTAAATAATTTGTATGCTACAACAAACTATGCTAACCAAATGCTATGCTAATAAATCAATAACCCAATGACCTAAATCATTTGTATGCTACAACAAGCTATGCTAACCAAATGCTAATAAATCAATAACCGAACGTAATGTCGATTTGTTAATCACTTAGCCATACCTAAACTGTTGTATTCCCTTTCCTCCTGTCTTTATCCGTTCCCTCAGGCTTCCACCAGTGAGCTGATGCGCAGCCTGGGAGAATTCCTGTGCCGTCGTTGTTATCGTCTAAAGCGTCTCTCGCCGACCGATCCCGTGCTGTGGCTGCGCAGCGTCGACCGCTCCCTCCTCCTTCAGGGTTGGCAGGATCAGGGCTTCATAACACCGGCCAACGTGGTCTTCCTCTACATGTTGTGCCGCGACGTGGTCTCCGCCGAGGTGGCCTCGGAGCGTGAGCTGCAGGCCTCGCTGCTCACGTGCCTCTACCTGTCCTACTCCTACATGGGCAATGAGATCTCCTACCCGTTGAAGCCCTTCTTGGTGGAGGCCGAGAAGGAGGCCTTCTGGGACCGCTGCCTGGAGATCATCAACCGCATGAGCGGCAAGATGCTCCAGATCAACACCGACCCGCACTTCTTCACCCAGGTGTTTGCTGACCTGAAGAATGAGAGCaagaaagaagaggagaagaccAAACTCTTTATAGGCCTTGACCGATAAAAGGAGGCGGgaaggaggaggggaaaaaagttgGATGTGGGAACTAAGATATGATAAAGACAGGTGGACTTCTGTAAAGCTACTTTGATCAAATGCTGTTGTCTGGCGTCTCCAACGTGGTTGTTAAGAACGAGGAGGCGCTCCCAAAAAATCTTGCCCTGTGTGTTAAACCTATTTTGactgttattgttattgtaaTACCCGCTTAGTGGATTGAATTGTCTCTGATGACTTCTGTGATCGTTTGGGATCcatcatttttaatgtatatttttcGGCCAAAATAATTGCTAAATTTGATCAGAAGCTGTTCCTCGTATGttgttggaaagaaaaatgaaatggcaGTTGGTGATCCTGTTGAAGAGTCACTGATGGTGTTTAGGTCTCAAGTTAGAAACGCCAGACAACATTCATTTATATAAGTATGGATGATTAATATAAACATACAGGATATTGATACCACATTGCATGAGGTCACATCATAAAGTACGTCATTGCACATGACCACCTGCTTACTGCCAACTCCACTTAACCTTATTCCAATTTTCATGCATTCTAAGCTTTTTGCACTCATCAACACTGGCTGTGAGGCCCACTGTTGAAACTTTAAAAGCATACGATCAAAACCAATATGAAATAGTTGTGTTCAGAaggtaccgtttttttttcaaaaccaaaTTTGGTGTGCACACGTGATTTCGTCAGAAATATGGCCCAGCAGTAAATGTTTACATAAATCCATGTAAGAAAATGCAATAGAACCCTCTGATGCATATCCAGATGGGGTTTTATATAATAAGTCCCCATCCTCCTGCACTTTGGCCAAATAGGTCCATATTGGTGCTGGTTTGAATGACAACAGGAAAGAAAGggtttgaatgatttttttttttacaaaaagtgTGAAAGTCCAAAAAAGTGTTGCAAACCACCGGCCTGTTTGAGCGACAGTTAAGAAGTGAAAAACGTGACCTCTTTTTCCTAAATGCTGCTACCACTTGATTGGATCTTATTGGAAATGACCAATATGCTACTTTAATCCATTTCTAGCCCTACATAGATTGATATTAATGCAAAtccaattcaaatattttatagtACTTTCTTTGAGATGGTAGGTGTGCAAATTGCTATGTTGATGAAGCGCTGGATGAAAACAATCCCATAGTGTCTCTCAATAATAAGGTAGCCAAACTGTGAAGCCATTATTATTTCATCCCTTTTTATACAATCTATGCTTCAGACACTAACATACACCATCTTCAGCAAATTGCATGCGTGCTTGTGTAGTTTTCATAGGCATGCTGTTTTATGCCTGGGGATTTGCAGAGCACAAAGTCCAATTTATAGACATGACATCTGGTGACCTTCGGACCTGCTAATGAACAAAATGTGCGAAAACATTGGGCTATGCTTGGTTGTGTGATAACgagagaacacacacacacagggaatCATTTTTCATGTGTGAAGCTCATTATCACCCCCAGTTAAAAAGCGGAGTTGTCATTCCCTTCAAAATAAGGAATGATACATATGGGATGGGCATTTGATCAACTATTAAAAAGCCATTTTTGAGATATTCTCTTTTTCTCCCTTTCTCTTGCTGGCTGAATGTTCCTTCATGATCATTTTGGCAAGAAAAGGATCAAATGTTCccaatttttttcaatcactACATCTAGTAatgacaaatgtatttttcccaATCTTCCATTTCTTAAAACTAACCCTCTTGTGTCAGATGCACTAGTCAATATCAAACAATAAGGAAATATCAGCCAAGACATCTAATGTAATCAAACtacccattttttttaaaatttccaAACAGGCTGCTATAAAGGTTGACAGTTGATCGATGTGTATCATTCTACAGATTTTGAACCCAATTGGAAGCGATGATTCTGAAGAACAtttgaagaacaaaaacagcacaGGATCCATAAAAGCTTATTAGAAGTGATGTTTTTGCTCTAGTTTTGTATTCTGGTGATAACACATTGACCATGCTGCAACAACAATGTAGCCCAGATCCAGAATCTGAACTCATGTGACCTCATATGATTATGCATATGAAGAATTGTTCCATGATGAACACACTTGACTTTCCTGTTTTTGATGAGTTGGATGGAAAACAAGTAGCATTTCTCTAAATGACAGCGATATTATCCTTAATGATACACGGGGCAGCATTGTCTCATTGAGTCATATGAAAGCACATAACAGTGGGAACACAATATTTATATGCTCAAATGGTGTATGTTTGAATTGTTTCCACATGTAAAATTCATTTACTGTCAAACCCGATTTGAATAAGATCACAGTCAATATTAGCCTCAAATTTGTTAGTATCTATAAATAAGACGCCATTGCCGGATCACATAATGTTGATATGGTTTATTGTTATGGTTTACATTAGATCAGATTAATACAAtctttaccattttttttttcagaatatATAGATTTGAACAGGTGAATAGCCAGGGCTGCTGTGGCTTTAGAGTTAAATGTGATACACATACTTTAATGTGAAATGTTCTCCAGCACATATGTCACAGAAATGATTACGTTGTACCATGCATATGTAGGAAAGAGTGATTGATGATGTGCAAAagatattgtgatttttttttttcctccagaaTTGAATCCACCTGCTTTGGtgcaaaagacacaaagaaagacaatGTTTAAAGGACTACTTATCTTCTGAGAGGACTGGATTTGGAACAGAAGACTTGGTTAACACCCCTCCCACTCCTCCCAATCACGTCTCATCAATTATGTGCCATATTTTATCTTGCAACAcgtacaagacaaaaaaaaaactattgtgaaatgatgatgatagacTTACCGGtaatatcttctttttttctcccccttccATTTGTGAAGCATATTGTGTAACAAGAATCTTTGTTCAAGTTTAATGCTACTAGTGTTACCAGAATACTGATGCTGCAGTCTGTTACTTTGTGGATGTATGAATATGTATGCAAGAAAGAACAAAGTGATCAGCTGTTACAAGTAATtt
It encodes the following:
- the LOC119125447 gene encoding 26S proteasome non-ATPase regulatory subunit 11A-like; this encodes MAAVAVAEFQRAQSLLVTDRNASIDILHSIVKRDIQDSDEEAVRVKEQSILELGGLLAKTGQAEELGGLLTYVRPFLNSISKAKAARLVRSLLDLFLDMEAATGHEVELCLECIDWAKAEKRTFLRQALEARLISLYFDTKCYLEALQLGSQLLQELKKMDDKALLVEVQLLESKTYHALCNLPKARAALTSARTTANAIYCPPKLQAALDMQSGIIHAAEEKDWKTAYSYFYEAFEGYDSIDSPRAITVLKYMLLCKIMLNAPEDVQALISGKLVLRYTGRQTDSLKSVAQASKNRSLSDFEKALTEYKVELRDDPIIRTHLTKLYDNLLEQNLIRVIEPFSRVQMAHISSIIKLSKGDVERKLSQMILDQKFHGILDQGEGVLIVFDEPVVDKTYETALETIQNMSKVVDSLYNKAKKLT
- the rpain gene encoding RPA-interacting protein isoform X1; translation: MESSQRHRSLYKGTTPPWKETYRKRCVERLKGSRSRLLDRYRKMGEGSKCSGPATSFIVQEVMEEEWSALQSEDRKLPSLWGPKGMTELDNVMKDHDELAVLEEIQQELLTYEMSIIEEYERNQQFEQQYISSVVEGMEVAHVICPMCHMSNLKISSHFISCPCGLYINTKMKNITADVLRQLLESRVTEHMEGCSSNPVFSLASNADASPNLLISCKVCDYLSIIL
- the rpain gene encoding RPA-interacting protein isoform X2 produces the protein MESSQRHRSLYKGTTPPWKETYRKRCVERLKGSRSRLLDRYRKMGEGSKCSGPATSFIVQEVMEEEWSALQSEDRKLPSLWGPKGMTELDNVMKDHDELAVLEEIQQELLTYEYERNQQFEQQYISSVVEGMEVAHVICPMCHMSNLKISSHFISCPCGLYINTKMKNITADVLRQLLESRVTEHMEGCSSNPVFSLASNADASPNLLISCKVCDYLSIIL
- the LOC119125471 gene encoding cyclin-dependent kinase 5 activator 1-like, with translation MGTVLSLSPSYRKAALFEDGPPTVGHYTAVQNSKNAKDAAAAAAKSLKRPSIISVLPWKRIVAVSAKRKGSKKLQSDGGDGGKGCSPDADDVITSNSASNSSKLKKSQSCANLSSYSSNQDPSATTLTTSSHLPTSKTLINVATVAAKKNSLTGSGIQPSTAVGTPKRVIVQASTSELMRSLGEFLCRRCYRLKRLSPTDPVLWLRSVDRSLLLQGWQDQGFITPANVVFLYMLCRDVVSAEVASERELQASLLTCLYLSYSYMGNEISYPLKPFLVEAEKEAFWDRCLEIINRMSGKMLQINTDPHFFTQVFADLKNESKKEEEKTKLFIGLDR